One region of Cobetia sp. cqz5-12 genomic DNA includes:
- the rsmD gene encoding 16S rRNA (guanine(966)-N(2))-methyltransferase RsmD: MKKRASSQGPARGKSNAPSRADKQHGKQSGKRGQPAGGPGRLRIIGGRFKRRLLNVIDAPGLRPTPDRVRETLYNWLGFHVGGARVLDLYAGSGALGLEALSREAAHVTFVERDSRVARALEANLATLANGDSLPTQVVTGDVLHWLETATPAAGGMDLVLLDPPFRLELAAASCALLESHGWLSDDAMIYLEVESGLDPVVPANWQLHRESRAGDSHGRLYRRLAPA; encoded by the coding sequence ATGAAAAAACGCGCATCCTCCCAAGGCCCCGCACGGGGCAAATCCAACGCGCCCTCGCGCGCTGACAAGCAGCACGGCAAGCAGAGCGGCAAGCGTGGCCAGCCCGCCGGTGGGCCAGGTCGCCTGCGCATCATCGGCGGGCGCTTCAAGCGCCGCCTGCTCAACGTGATCGATGCGCCGGGCCTGCGCCCGACGCCCGACCGCGTGCGTGAGACGCTCTACAACTGGCTGGGCTTTCATGTCGGCGGCGCCCGCGTGCTTGACCTCTATGCCGGCAGCGGCGCGCTGGGCCTCGAGGCGCTGTCCCGTGAGGCGGCGCATGTCACCTTCGTGGAACGCGACAGCCGCGTCGCGCGTGCGCTCGAGGCCAATCTTGCGACCCTCGCCAACGGCGACAGTCTGCCAACACAGGTGGTGACCGGCGATGTCCTGCACTGGCTCGAGACGGCCACTCCCGCAGCGGGCGGCATGGACCTGGTGCTGCTCGATCCGCCCTTCCGGCTCGAGCTGGCCGCCGCGAGCTGCGCACTGCTTGAATCACATGGCTGGCTGAGCGATGACGCCATGATCTATCTGGAAGTGGAATCCGGCCTCGACCCCGTGGTGCCCGCCAACTGGCAGCTGCACCGGGAAAGCCGTGCCGGCGACAGTCACGGCCGCCTGTATCGGCGCCTTGCGCCCGCCTGA
- the zapB gene encoding cell division protein ZapB, which yields MSTELFTQLEQKVGQAIDSIEMLKMEVEELKEENQRLTEAKTGQGEELEQLRQTNAQLQEERDQWASRLEALVARFSETESETQSA from the coding sequence ATGAGCACCGAACTCTTTACCCAACTTGAGCAGAAAGTCGGCCAGGCCATCGACAGCATCGAGATGCTGAAGATGGAAGTCGAAGAGCTGAAGGAAGAGAACCAGCGCCTGACCGAAGCCAAGACAGGTCAGGGCGAAGAGCTGGAGCAACTGCGCCAGACCAATGCTCAACTGCAGGAAGAGCGTGACCAGTGGGCGAGCCGTCTGGAAGCGCTGGTCGCACGCTTCAGCGAGACCGAAAGCGAAACCCAGAGCGCCTGA
- a CDS encoding GNAT family N-acetyltransferase — translation MSESAARRLKIRELADDQATLLALEAIEASQAHGLSQSQLVDVLNDDARCVLGAWWQACESSDGKTPTAELIGFVVLARGPFEAEIEAITVYAARRGQGVGARLLAAAIAQARGWQRDSGLERLLLEVRASNAAAVALYAKAGFTRDGVRKGYYPLADGGREDAWLMSLPLV, via the coding sequence ATGAGCGAGTCAGCTGCCCGGCGCCTCAAGATCCGTGAGCTGGCCGATGATCAAGCGACCCTGCTGGCGCTTGAGGCTATCGAGGCCAGCCAGGCACACGGCCTGAGCCAGTCACAGCTGGTCGATGTGCTCAACGATGACGCGCGCTGCGTGCTGGGTGCCTGGTGGCAGGCCTGCGAATCGTCGGACGGTAAAACGCCGACCGCGGAGCTGATCGGCTTCGTGGTACTGGCGCGCGGCCCCTTCGAGGCCGAGATCGAGGCGATCACCGTGTACGCAGCACGGCGCGGGCAGGGGGTAGGTGCACGCCTTTTGGCCGCCGCCATCGCGCAGGCGCGTGGCTGGCAGCGTGACTCGGGGCTTGAGCGTCTGCTGCTGGAGGTGCGCGCCAGCAATGCTGCCGCCGTAGCCCTCTATGCGAAGGCTGGGTTCACCCGAGATGGAGTGCGCAAGGGCTACTATCCGCTGGCGGACGGCGGGCGAGAAGATGCCTGGCTCATGTCGCTGCCGTTGGTGTAA
- a CDS encoding BolA family protein codes for MSIQTQIDTKLATLDPLMVEVVNESHMHSVPANSETHFKVTLVSDRFSGLSRVKRHQQLYSLLSEELDGPVHALALHLYTAQEWAARGGEIPDSPNCLGGGKH; via the coding sequence ATGAGCATCCAGACCCAGATAGACACCAAGCTCGCGACGCTTGACCCGTTGATGGTCGAAGTCGTCAACGAGAGCCATATGCATAGCGTGCCGGCCAATTCCGAGACCCACTTCAAGGTCACCCTGGTCAGCGACCGCTTCAGCGGCCTGTCGCGGGTCAAACGTCACCAGCAGTTATATTCATTGCTCAGCGAAGAGCTGGATGGCCCGGTGCACGCACTGGCGCTGCACCTGTACACCGCGCAGGAGTGGGCGGCACGCGGCGGCGAGATTCCGGATTCCCCCAACTGTCTGGGCGGCGGCAAGCACTGA
- the lysS gene encoding lysine--tRNA ligase yields the protein MSTEQTPAIDEQQAAEQAQEENRLIAERRAKLNARREQAAAEGKSAFPNDFRRDSLAADLMEELGEKDKAELETLDRKAAVAGRIMRKRGPFIVLQEVSGQIQLYVDKKGLPEALLEDIKSWDIGDIVGASGPVHKSGKGDLYVMIESAQLMTKNLRPLPDKFHGLSDQEMRYRQRYVDLIMNEQSRRTFALRAGIVASIRRFLSDRGFMEVETPMLQQIPGGATARPFITHHNALDMEMYLRIAPELYLKRLVVGGFERVFEINRNFRNEGLSTRHNPEFTMLEFYWAYADYRDLIALTEDMIRTAAQEVLGTTQITCQGSEYDLSQPFIQMTMRESIIKYGDGITEVDLADYDAARATAERLGIQVKPIWGLGKLETEIFEEVAEHRLDQPTFITEYPAEVSPLARRNDANPHVTDRFEFFVGGREIANGFSELNDAEDQAERFQAQVAEKDAGDDEAMFYDADYVRALEYGMPPTAGEGIGIDRLVMLLTDSASIRDVLLFPAMRPQQG from the coding sequence ATGTCGACAGAGCAGACCCCCGCCATTGATGAGCAGCAGGCCGCCGAACAGGCTCAGGAAGAGAACCGCCTGATCGCCGAACGTCGCGCCAAGCTGAATGCCCGCCGCGAGCAGGCCGCCGCCGAAGGCAAGAGTGCCTTCCCGAATGATTTCCGTCGTGACAGCCTCGCCGCTGACCTGATGGAAGAGCTGGGCGAGAAGGACAAGGCCGAGCTGGAGACGCTGGACCGCAAGGCCGCCGTCGCCGGGCGTATCATGCGCAAACGTGGCCCCTTCATCGTGCTGCAGGAAGTCTCCGGCCAGATTCAGCTCTACGTCGACAAGAAGGGCCTGCCGGAAGCGCTGCTCGAGGACATCAAGAGCTGGGACATCGGTGACATCGTCGGTGCCAGTGGCCCGGTGCACAAATCCGGCAAGGGCGATCTGTACGTCATGATCGAAAGCGCGCAGCTGATGACCAAGAACCTGCGTCCGCTGCCGGACAAGTTCCATGGTCTGTCCGATCAGGAAATGCGCTATCGCCAGCGCTATGTCGACCTGATCATGAACGAGCAGTCACGCCGCACCTTCGCGCTGCGTGCCGGCATCGTCGCCTCCATTCGTCGTTTCCTCAGCGATCGCGGCTTCATGGAAGTCGAGACGCCGATGCTGCAGCAGATTCCGGGTGGCGCGACCGCACGTCCGTTCATCACGCACCACAATGCGCTGGACATGGAAATGTACCTGCGCATCGCGCCGGAGCTTTACCTCAAGCGTCTGGTGGTGGGTGGCTTCGAGCGCGTGTTCGAGATCAACCGCAACTTCCGCAACGAAGGGCTGTCGACGCGTCACAACCCCGAGTTCACCATGCTCGAGTTCTACTGGGCCTACGCGGACTACCGTGACCTGATCGCGCTGACCGAAGACATGATCCGCACCGCGGCCCAGGAAGTGCTCGGCACCACGCAGATCACCTGCCAGGGTAGCGAGTACGACCTGAGCCAGCCGTTCATCCAGATGACCATGCGCGAGTCGATCATCAAGTACGGCGATGGCATCACCGAGGTCGACCTGGCCGATTACGACGCCGCACGCGCCACGGCGGAGCGACTCGGTATCCAGGTCAAGCCGATCTGGGGGCTGGGCAAGCTCGAGACCGAGATCTTCGAGGAAGTCGCCGAGCACCGTCTCGACCAGCCGACCTTCATCACTGAATATCCGGCCGAAGTCAGCCCGCTGGCGCGTCGCAACGATGCCAACCCGCACGTGACCGATCGCTTCGAGTTCTTCGTCGGTGGCCGCGAGATCGCCAATGGCTTCTCGGAGCTCAACGACGCCGAGGACCAGGCCGAGCGCTTCCAGGCTCAGGTGGCCGAGAAGGACGCCGGTGATGACGAAGCCATGTTCTACGACGCCGACTACGTGCGCGCGCTGGAATACGGCATGCCGCCGACCGCCGGTGAAGGCATCGGCATCGACCGTCTGGTGATGCTGCTGACCGACAGCGCCTCCATCCGCGACGTGCTGCTGTTCCCGGCGATGCGTCCGCAGCAGGGCTGA
- the prfB gene encoding peptide chain release factor 2 (programmed frameshift), translating into MQEINPITNLIKDLSERAEVLRGYLDYAEKQDRLEEVTRELENPDVWNDPDYAQKLGKERASLELVVKTLDDMSNGLSDCSDLLEMAVEEEDEGTVDEVVRELDQLKASLEKLEFRRMFSGEMDANNAYLDIQAGSGGTEAQDWGNMLLRMYLRWAEHHGFKTEIVEASAGEVAGIKSATIHVEGDYAFGWLRTELGVHRLVRKSPFDSGGRRHTSFASVFVSPEIDDNIEIDINPADLRTDTYRSSGAGGQHVNTTDSAVRITHVPTGIVAACQTERSQHSNRDRAMKMLKARIYEAEMQKRNAAKQELEDSKSDIGWGSQIRSYVLDDQRIKDLRTSVQSSNCDKVLDGDLDDFIVASLKMGL; encoded by the exons ATGCAAGAGATCAATCCGATCACCAACCTCATCAAGGACCTGTCCGAAAGGGCAGAAGTCCTGAGGGGGTACCTT GACTATGCCGAAAAGCAGGATCGGCTAGAGGAAGTCACTCGCGAGCTCGAGAATCCGGATGTCTGGAATGACCCGGACTACGCGCAGAAGCTCGGCAAGGAACGTGCGTCGCTGGAGCTGGTCGTCAAGACCCTCGACGACATGAGCAACGGTCTGTCCGACTGCTCCGACCTGCTGGAAATGGCGGTCGAGGAAGAGGACGAAGGCACCGTGGACGAAGTCGTCCGCGAGCTGGACCAGCTCAAGGCCAGTCTCGAGAAGCTCGAGTTCCGTCGCATGTTCTCGGGTGAGATGGACGCCAATAACGCCTACCTCGACATCCAGGCAGGCTCCGGCGGTACCGAAGCGCAGGATTGGGGCAACATGTTGCTGCGCATGTACCTGCGCTGGGCCGAGCATCACGGTTTCAAGACCGAGATCGTCGAGGCGAGCGCCGGTGAAGTCGCCGGCATCAAGTCCGCGACCATCCACGTCGAGGGCGATTACGCCTTCGGTTGGCTGCGCACCGAGCTGGGCGTGCACCGTCTGGTCCGCAAGAGTCCCTTCGACTCCGGCGGCCGTCGTCACACCTCGTTCGCGTCCGTGTTCGTGTCGCCGGAAATCGATGACAACATCGAGATTGACATCAATCCGGCCGACCTGCGCACCGATACCTATCGCTCCTCCGGCGCCGGTGGTCAGCACGTCAACACCACCGATTCCGCGGTACGTATCACCCACGTGCCGACAGGCATCGTGGCGGCCTGCCAGACCGAGCGTAGCCAGCACTCCAACCGTGACCGCGCCATGAAGATGCTGAAGGCGCGTATCTACGAAGCCGAGATGCAGAAGCGCAACGCCGCCAAGCAGGAACTCGAGGACTCCAAGTCCGATATCGGCTGGGGCAGCCAGATCCGCTCCTACGTCCTCGATGACCAGCGCATCAAGGACCTGCGGACCAGCGTCCAGTCGAGCAACTGTGACAAGGTGCTCGACGGCGACCTCGATGACTTCATCGTCGCCAGCCTCAAGATGGGGCTCTGA
- a CDS encoding peptide ABC transporter substrate-binding protein has protein sequence MARLHSPSHTPVLPKRFALKRLASSLLLVGSIAASPGVMADTLKLAIMGEPASLDPQQISGTWENDVVGDLFEGLVTEAADGERIPGAAESWNISEDGKTYTFTLRQDGKWSDGEPVTAEDFVFALKRIMTPENASDYAYILYPIKNAKAINSGEAEPDTLGVRAVDDHTLEITLERPTPYFLDQLSHYTAYPLPKHVVEKYGKDWTDPGKMVSNGAFELSEWQPQTRIVALKNPEFHDAREVALDEVIYYPIEERNSALKRFRAGEIDIAREFPTQQYGWLKDNLPDATHVAPYLGIYYYVLNSRDGHATADPRVREALNLSIRRKVITDKILGTGEVPAYSFVPTGVNHYDIQEMPFKDMSMDERMQKARSLMEDAGYGPDNPLELTLRYNTSEDHKKVAIAAAAMWKPLGVKVNLLNAEVAVHYEDMRQGKFDVGRAGWIGDYNDAQNFLNLLETGVPNNYGAYSNQALDDDMHKAADTLDMDDREALMQDAERKALDDYAVLPIYYYVSRNLVNPKLSGWQDNIEDTHRSRWVSFSE, from the coding sequence ATGGCACGACTGCACTCCCCCTCTCATACCCCGGTGCTCCCCAAACGCTTCGCGCTCAAACGCCTGGCAAGCTCCCTGCTGCTGGTCGGGAGCATCGCCGCGTCCCCGGGCGTGATGGCCGATACCCTCAAGCTGGCGATCATGGGGGAACCGGCCTCGCTGGACCCGCAGCAGATCTCCGGCACCTGGGAAAATGACGTGGTGGGCGATCTCTTCGAGGGGCTGGTCACCGAAGCCGCCGATGGCGAGCGCATCCCCGGCGCGGCCGAGTCATGGAACATCTCCGAGGACGGCAAGACCTACACCTTCACGCTGCGTCAGGACGGCAAGTGGTCCGACGGCGAGCCGGTGACCGCCGAGGACTTCGTGTTCGCGCTCAAGCGCATCATGACACCCGAGAATGCCTCGGATTACGCCTATATCCTGTATCCGATCAAGAATGCCAAGGCCATCAACAGCGGCGAGGCCGAGCCGGATACCCTCGGCGTGCGAGCCGTGGATGACCACACTCTCGAGATCACCCTCGAGCGCCCGACGCCCTACTTCCTGGACCAGCTCTCGCATTACACCGCCTACCCGCTGCCGAAACATGTGGTGGAGAAGTACGGCAAGGACTGGACCGACCCCGGCAAGATGGTCTCCAACGGCGCTTTCGAGCTGAGCGAGTGGCAGCCACAGACCCGCATCGTCGCGCTCAAGAATCCTGAATTCCACGATGCCAGGGAGGTCGCGCTGGATGAGGTGATCTACTACCCCATCGAGGAGCGCAACAGCGCCCTGAAGCGCTTCCGTGCCGGCGAGATCGACATCGCACGCGAATTCCCGACCCAGCAATACGGCTGGCTGAAGGACAACCTGCCGGACGCCACCCACGTCGCGCCCTACCTGGGCATCTACTACTACGTGCTCAACTCGCGCGATGGCCATGCCACGGCAGACCCGCGGGTGCGTGAGGCACTCAACCTCTCCATCCGCCGCAAGGTCATCACCGACAAGATTCTCGGTACCGGCGAAGTGCCGGCTTACAGCTTCGTACCCACCGGCGTGAACCACTACGACATCCAGGAGATGCCCTTCAAGGACATGTCGATGGATGAACGCATGCAGAAGGCAAGGTCTCTGATGGAGGACGCCGGTTACGGCCCGGACAACCCGCTGGAGCTGACCCTGCGCTACAACACCAGCGAAGACCACAAGAAGGTGGCCATTGCCGCCGCCGCGATGTGGAAACCGCTGGGCGTGAAGGTCAATCTGCTGAATGCCGAGGTCGCGGTGCACTACGAGGACATGCGCCAGGGCAAGTTCGATGTCGGTCGCGCCGGCTGGATCGGCGACTACAACGACGCCCAGAACTTCCTCAACCTGCTGGAAACCGGCGTGCCCAACAATTACGGCGCCTATTCCAACCAGGCGCTGGATGACGACATGCACAAGGCCGCCGATACGCTCGACATGGATGACCGAGAGGCCCTGATGCAGGACGCCGAGCGCAAGGCGCTGGATGACTATGCCGTGCTGCCGATCTACTACTACGTGTCGCGCAATCTGGTGAACCCCAAGCTCAGCGGCTGGCAGGACAATATCGAGGATACCCACCGCTCGCGCTGGGTCTCGTTCTCCGAGTGA
- a CDS encoding peptide ABC transporter substrate-binding protein, with product MSPTSPMQCAASLGAGLLLSVLSLSLGASGSAMAAQATSSISPASQDEQILRIANGAEPGSLDPQQTSGTWETRIVRDLFEPLIAYSADGELIPGLAERWESSADGRIWTFHLREGLEWSDGTPLTAADAVFALRRLLTPATAAHNATLYYPIVNARAVNTGALPSDQLGVAAPDAQTLTITLSHPSATLEQTLAMSEAAPLPRHVIEAKGDDWTRPANMVTSGAFVLKEWTPQSHITLTPNARYHGAQNVALGEVVYLPIEETHAALNRFRAGEVDLAYGVPASHFAWIQDNLPEALHTYPILGEYFYVFNLRDGSPVADKRIRRALNLATRREVITDNILGMGQIPSWHFVPEALSEHQGARFDFADWSMDRRMAKARELMADAGYGPDHPLELTLRYNTLEDHKKIAVALGAMWKPLGVQVTLTNTEAAVHYRDLALGDFEVGRYGMIATIADAYDFLNAFSSDNTSNAPGLSSPAYDALIEAVAREGDDDARRQQLHDAEQYLLDHDVVLPLYDYVTSSLVTPAISGWAPNALDVHPSRYLHIDTSH from the coding sequence ATGTCCCCCACCTCACCGATGCAATGCGCGGCAAGCCTCGGCGCAGGCCTGCTGCTGTCCGTTCTTTCCCTCTCCCTTGGCGCTTCCGGTAGCGCCATGGCAGCACAAGCTACAAGCTCCATAAGCCCCGCAAGCCAGGACGAACAGATCCTGCGCATCGCCAATGGCGCCGAACCCGGCTCGCTGGACCCGCAGCAGACCAGCGGCACCTGGGAGACACGCATCGTGCGTGATCTGTTCGAGCCGCTGATCGCCTACTCCGCCGACGGCGAGCTGATTCCCGGGCTGGCAGAGCGCTGGGAGTCGTCCGCCGATGGACGGATCTGGACCTTCCATCTGCGCGAGGGGCTTGAGTGGTCAGACGGCACGCCGTTGACCGCCGCGGATGCGGTCTTTGCGCTGCGCCGCCTGCTGACACCGGCTACCGCGGCCCACAACGCCACCCTCTACTACCCGATCGTCAATGCCCGCGCAGTGAATACCGGCGCGCTGCCCTCGGATCAGCTCGGCGTGGCCGCGCCCGATGCGCAGACACTCACCATCACGCTCAGTCATCCGTCGGCAACACTGGAACAGACACTGGCGATGAGCGAAGCCGCCCCGCTGCCCCGCCACGTGATCGAGGCCAAGGGCGATGACTGGACACGTCCGGCCAACATGGTCACTTCCGGCGCCTTCGTGCTCAAGGAATGGACGCCACAGTCACATATCACCCTGACACCCAATGCACGCTATCACGGTGCTCAGAACGTCGCCCTCGGCGAGGTGGTCTATCTGCCCATCGAGGAGACGCATGCCGCACTCAATCGCTTCCGCGCGGGCGAGGTCGATCTCGCCTACGGGGTGCCCGCCAGCCATTTCGCATGGATTCAGGACAATCTGCCCGAGGCCCTGCATACCTACCCGATCCTCGGCGAGTATTTCTATGTCTTCAATCTTCGTGATGGCTCTCCGGTCGCCGACAAACGCATCCGTCGTGCGCTGAATCTGGCCACGCGTCGTGAGGTGATCACCGACAACATCCTCGGCATGGGCCAGATCCCCTCCTGGCATTTCGTGCCCGAGGCGTTGAGTGAACATCAGGGCGCGCGCTTCGACTTCGCCGACTGGTCGATGGACCGGCGCATGGCGAAGGCCCGCGAGCTGATGGCAGACGCGGGCTACGGGCCAGACCACCCGCTTGAGCTGACTCTGCGCTACAACACCCTGGAAGACCACAAGAAGATCGCCGTGGCGCTCGGCGCGATGTGGAAGCCGCTGGGCGTGCAAGTGACGCTGACCAATACCGAGGCTGCGGTGCATTACCGGGATCTGGCGCTGGGCGATTTCGAGGTCGGCCGTTACGGCATGATCGCGACCATCGCCGATGCCTACGACTTCCTGAACGCCTTCAGCAGCGACAACACCTCCAACGCACCCGGGCTCAGCTCACCGGCCTACGATGCGCTGATCGAGGCGGTGGCGCGCGAGGGCGATGACGATGCTCGCCGGCAACAACTGCACGATGCCGAGCAGTATCTGCTCGACCACGATGTGGTGCTGCCGCTCTACGACTACGTCACCTCCAGCCTCGTGACCCCCGCCATCAGCGGCTGGGCCCCCAACGCGCTGGACGTTCACCCGAGTCGCTATCTGCATATCGACACCTCGCACTGA
- the oppB gene encoding oligopeptide ABC transporter permease OppB — MLSYTLKRLLQAIPTLLIVITLSFFLMRVAPGGPFDGERRLPPEIEQNLRAAYHLDEPLPMQYLRYLGDLVQGDLGPSFKYKDFDVSELISQGFPASLELGMWAILAALLIGVPLGVIAAIRRNSTADYVVMSTALAGIAVPNFVIAPLLALVFGVLLGWLPAGGWNGGAWQNLLLPVVALSIQQIAYIARMMRASMIEVLGSHYIRTARAKGLSEWKVILRHALRPAMLPVVSYLGPAIAGIITGSVVIEQIFGIPGIGRYFVQGALNRDYTLVMGTVVFYGALILLLNLIVDLLYSMLDPQIRYDD; from the coding sequence ATGCTGAGCTACACCCTCAAACGGTTGCTGCAGGCGATTCCCACCCTGCTGATCGTGATCACCCTGTCGTTCTTCCTGATGCGGGTCGCCCCGGGCGGCCCCTTCGATGGCGAGCGCCGCCTGCCGCCGGAAATCGAGCAGAACCTGCGCGCGGCCTATCACCTGGATGAGCCATTGCCGATGCAGTATCTGCGCTATCTGGGCGATCTGGTGCAGGGCGATCTCGGTCCGTCCTTCAAGTACAAGGACTTCGATGTCAGCGAGCTGATCAGCCAGGGCTTCCCGGCCAGTCTGGAGCTGGGCATGTGGGCGATTCTGGCCGCGCTGCTGATCGGGGTGCCGCTGGGGGTGATCGCGGCCATCCGGCGCAATTCGACGGCAGATTACGTGGTGATGAGTACTGCGCTGGCGGGGATCGCGGTGCCCAACTTCGTGATCGCCCCGCTGCTGGCGCTGGTGTTCGGCGTGCTGCTCGGCTGGTTGCCGGCCGGCGGTTGGAACGGTGGCGCCTGGCAGAACCTGCTGCTGCCGGTGGTGGCACTCTCCATCCAGCAGATCGCCTACATCGCCCGCATGATGCGCGCCAGCATGATCGAGGTACTGGGCAGTCACTACATCCGCACCGCCCGCGCCAAGGGGCTGAGCGAGTGGAAGGTAATTCTGCGCCATGCCTTGCGACCGGCGATGCTGCCGGTGGTCTCCTACCTCGGCCCGGCCATCGCCGGGATCATCACCGGCTCGGTGGTGATCGAGCAGATCTTCGGCATTCCCGGCATCGGGCGCTATTTCGTGCAGGGTGCGCTCAATCGTGACTACACCCTGGTGATGGGCACGGTGGTCTTCTATGGCGCCTTGATCCTGCTGCTCAACCTGATCGTCGATCTGCTCTACAGCATGCTCGACCCGCAGATCCGCTACGACGACTGA